Proteins encoded in a region of the Haloarchaeobius salinus genome:
- a CDS encoding NosD domain-containing protein produces the protein MYVRYLVTALVALLLVTSGVFVVDVDPGEGPSVVDFDDTIGMTDLTQAEQRVVRERGIAVPRAEVFYSRYRYVVGHQGLSSLVTELDRDGHERQFGVPLSIYVTDYADAELETGEDGYLRVTGGDTDWVAVENAVFVVDSDARHPGGSAVVPFRDRGAAESFTDRLGGTVVDWEGLSAHPFERSELSADAAERRAADRNAWADAAAADARSLTERPVSVVVGDDAPTLAAAIDQAPANTTVVLPAGEYRDENITVSKPLTIRGAGVNETWVVGDGNGSVLRAFDARVAVTDLSIRGIGQQQARPDIDLDTDAWDAQVLRAYGYAASGIEFDDAGGSYVADVYVDTPTNGVTVRYSDDVVVEDVRVDGETPWRDGFMSTITIHSRMLVQDSTFVGGRDGVYMHLGDGTVVRDNRFADLRFGVHEMYTSETLVANNTATRTRTGVVVMTLPEDNVIASNHVTDSDIGIDVAGRASYVVGNTVVGNEQGLDVGSDRSLFARNTVVGNEVGIRASTLIPTNVVTANDIVGNDRYVSTSLGPVRIWTDDGAGNYWGGAPGVDSDRDGFIDRAFQPTGAVDRYAASSPDAHVLATSPAVQLLRSQEGSLPGLRSSGVVDEAPRVGPVRPDAVAAALNATDSRPTTGVMG, from the coding sequence GTGTACGTCCGCTACCTCGTCACCGCGCTCGTCGCCCTCCTGCTGGTGACCAGCGGCGTCTTCGTCGTCGACGTCGACCCCGGCGAGGGACCGTCGGTCGTCGACTTCGACGACACCATCGGGATGACCGACCTGACCCAGGCCGAACAGCGCGTCGTCCGGGAGCGCGGTATCGCGGTCCCGCGGGCGGAGGTGTTCTACTCGCGCTACCGCTACGTCGTCGGCCACCAGGGGCTCTCCTCGCTCGTGACCGAACTCGACCGCGACGGCCACGAGCGCCAGTTCGGCGTCCCGCTCTCCATCTACGTCACCGACTACGCCGACGCCGAACTCGAGACGGGCGAGGACGGCTACCTGCGCGTGACTGGTGGCGACACCGACTGGGTGGCCGTCGAGAACGCCGTCTTCGTCGTCGACTCCGACGCGAGACACCCCGGTGGGAGCGCCGTCGTTCCGTTCAGGGACCGCGGAGCCGCCGAGTCCTTCACCGACCGCTTGGGCGGCACCGTCGTCGACTGGGAGGGTCTCAGCGCCCACCCGTTCGAGCGCTCCGAGCTCTCCGCCGACGCCGCCGAGCGCCGCGCCGCGGACCGGAACGCCTGGGCCGACGCCGCGGCGGCCGATGCCCGCAGCCTGACCGAGCGGCCGGTCTCCGTCGTCGTCGGCGACGACGCTCCGACGCTCGCGGCGGCCATCGACCAGGCTCCGGCGAACACGACCGTCGTGCTCCCGGCCGGCGAGTACCGCGACGAGAACATCACCGTCAGCAAGCCGCTGACCATCCGCGGAGCCGGCGTCAACGAGACCTGGGTCGTCGGCGACGGGAACGGCAGCGTCCTCCGCGCGTTCGACGCCCGCGTCGCCGTCACCGACCTCTCGATCCGCGGCATCGGCCAGCAGCAGGCCCGTCCGGACATCGACCTCGACACCGACGCCTGGGACGCACAGGTGCTCCGGGCGTACGGCTACGCCGCCTCCGGTATCGAGTTCGACGACGCGGGCGGCTCGTACGTCGCCGACGTGTACGTCGACACGCCGACCAACGGCGTGACGGTGCGCTACAGCGACGACGTGGTCGTCGAGGACGTACGCGTCGACGGCGAGACGCCCTGGCGCGATGGCTTCATGAGCACCATCACCATCCACTCGCGCATGCTCGTCCAGGACTCGACGTTCGTCGGCGGGCGCGACGGCGTCTACATGCACCTCGGCGACGGCACCGTCGTCCGGGACAACCGGTTCGCGGACCTGCGCTTCGGCGTCCACGAGATGTACACCTCGGAGACGCTCGTCGCGAACAACACCGCGACGCGGACCCGGACCGGCGTCGTCGTGATGACGCTGCCCGAGGACAACGTCATCGCGAGCAACCACGTCACCGACAGCGACATCGGCATCGACGTGGCCGGCCGCGCCTCCTACGTCGTCGGGAACACGGTCGTCGGCAACGAGCAGGGACTGGACGTCGGCTCGGACCGGTCGCTGTTCGCCCGGAACACCGTCGTCGGCAACGAGGTCGGCATCCGCGCCTCGACGCTCATCCCGACGAACGTCGTCACGGCGAACGACATCGTCGGCAACGACCGCTACGTCTCCACCTCGCTCGGCCCGGTCCGCATCTGGACCGACGACGGCGCGGGCAACTACTGGGGTGGCGCACCCGGCGTCGACAGCGACCGCGACGGCTTCATCGACCGCGCGTTCCAGCCGACGGGTGCGGTCGACCGGTACGCGGCCTCGTCGCCGGACGCACACGTCCTCGCGACCTCGCCGGCCGTCCAGTTGCTCCGCTCGCAGGAGGGCTCGCTGCCCGGGCTCCGGAGCAGCGGTGTCGTCGACGAGGCACCGCGTGTCGGCCCGGTACGGCCCGACGCGGTCGCGGCGGCGCTGAACGCCACGGATTCGCGGCCAACCACGGGGGTGATGGGATGA
- a CDS encoding nitrous oxide reductase accessory protein NosL, which produces MSRRRVLGASGALAATALAGCLGGDGDDAPAAITIGSSDACDNCGMVIANHPGPNGQIFWQDYTPDEHDAPFRFDALKQCLFPHLFENRDQGRTAAAVYVTDYSSVEYTVSSSDDAPYISSHPEADAFAPARDLSYVVGSDVNGAMGADFVPFSDAGDADAFAGEHGGEVVSFDDITPALVGR; this is translated from the coding sequence GTGTCGAGACGCAGGGTCCTCGGCGCGAGCGGCGCGCTCGCCGCCACCGCGCTAGCCGGTTGTCTCGGCGGCGACGGCGACGACGCACCCGCCGCCATCACCATCGGCAGCAGCGACGCCTGCGACAACTGCGGGATGGTCATCGCGAACCACCCCGGCCCCAACGGACAGATATTCTGGCAGGACTACACCCCCGACGAGCACGACGCGCCGTTCCGGTTCGACGCCCTCAAACAGTGCCTGTTCCCGCATCTCTTCGAGAACCGGGACCAGGGTCGGACCGCGGCGGCCGTCTACGTCACCGACTACTCGTCGGTCGAGTACACCGTCTCGTCGTCCGACGACGCCCCGTACATCAGCTCCCATCCCGAAGCCGATGCGTTCGCACCGGCGCGTGACCTCTCCTACGTCGTCGGCAGCGACGTCAACGGGGCGATGGGTGCGGACTTCGTCCCGTTCTCCGATGCTGGAGACGCCGACGCGTTCGCCGGCGAGCACGGCGGCGAGGTGGTCTCGTTCGACGACATCACCCCCGCGCTGGTCGGTCGCTGA
- a CDS encoding VOC family protein, which translates to MLDALSRLGLEVKYLDPATAFYGDTLDMTELRRGDDGVVYAAGDTDLVLRRPSTVPRGGVHTHFAFSVPAGEYDDWWDHLEPGFDLDEHVFGDARSLYCYDPDGNCVELGQTNVDGPGIDGIFEVVLEVEDLGRAESFYTDLGFEPVDRGEDRVRTRLQGPMALELWEPHLGLADARGGLHVDLGFEGDPAAAREAIGDAACAVEPVDDGVRIRDPDGHYLTVTDA; encoded by the coding sequence ATGCTCGACGCGCTCTCCCGGCTCGGGCTGGAGGTCAAGTACCTCGACCCGGCCACCGCCTTCTACGGCGACACGCTCGACATGACCGAGCTGCGACGCGGCGACGACGGCGTCGTCTACGCCGCCGGCGACACCGACCTCGTCCTCCGGCGACCGTCCACGGTCCCACGGGGCGGCGTCCACACCCACTTCGCGTTCTCCGTCCCGGCCGGGGAGTACGACGACTGGTGGGACCATCTCGAACCCGGCTTCGACCTCGACGAGCACGTCTTCGGCGACGCCCGGTCGCTGTACTGCTACGACCCCGACGGTAACTGCGTGGAACTCGGGCAGACGAACGTCGACGGTCCGGGCATCGACGGTATCTTCGAGGTCGTCCTGGAGGTCGAGGACCTCGGTCGGGCGGAGTCGTTCTACACGGATCTCGGCTTCGAGCCCGTCGACCGTGGCGAGGACCGCGTCCGGACGCGGCTCCAGGGGCCGATGGCGCTGGAGCTCTGGGAGCCACACCTCGGGCTGGCGGACGCACGCGGCGGGCTGCACGTCGACCTCGGCTTCGAGGGCGACCCCGCGGCCGCCCGCGAGGCCATCGGCGACGCTGCCTGCGCTGTCGAACCGGTGGACGACGGCGTCAGAATCCGCGACCCGGACGGGCACTACCTGACCGTGACCGACGCCTGA
- a CDS encoding DUF5779 family protein translates to MSNFDLDLNAVEDHLPDEAEDGEDLAGAVELGHLDGSTPDEEWVETVMSGRILVLNVEGDVNELASGFAREIKNEGGGLVHFRGFLIVSPPGIEIDSDRV, encoded by the coding sequence ATGAGCAACTTCGACCTGGACCTGAACGCGGTCGAGGACCACCTGCCCGACGAGGCGGAAGACGGGGAGGACCTCGCCGGTGCCGTCGAACTCGGCCACCTGGACGGCTCGACGCCCGACGAGGAGTGGGTGGAGACCGTGATGAGCGGGCGCATCCTCGTCCTCAACGTCGAGGGCGATGTGAACGAGCTCGCGTCGGGGTTCGCCCGCGAGATCAAGAACGAAGGCGGCGGCCTCGTCCACTTCCGCGGCTTCCTCATCGTCTCGCCGCCGGGTATCGAGATCGACAGCGACCGGGTCTGA
- a CDS encoding class I SAM-dependent methyltransferase, translated as MTDTTDPEAFYDEYGEREWERLERDFFHRLEWEGTVEYLERYLPDSGHVLDVGGAAGRYTVWLAEQGYEVTLVDLSERQLDLAREQVGERELDARVTVEKGDVRDLAFDADSFDATLCLGGPVSHVVDADERETAVGELRRVTRPGGPVFVSVMGRLSAVLTTVHHTGRERFEAGAADYPILPDLVESGDYTGERCAEHDVEPAMADCHFFRADELEELLEAGGLTVETLAALEGVASTRRDEFDGLDDDRRRVVREVNDQLREDRSVVDLSSHMLGVARVP; from the coding sequence ATGACGGATACAACGGACCCCGAGGCGTTCTACGACGAGTACGGCGAGCGCGAGTGGGAGCGACTGGAGCGGGACTTCTTCCACCGGCTGGAGTGGGAGGGGACCGTCGAGTACCTCGAGCGCTACCTCCCCGACTCGGGGCACGTCCTCGACGTTGGCGGCGCGGCGGGACGCTACACCGTCTGGCTGGCCGAGCAGGGCTACGAGGTGACGCTGGTCGACCTGAGTGAGCGACAGCTCGACCTCGCCCGCGAGCAGGTCGGCGAGCGAGAGCTCGACGCCCGCGTGACCGTCGAGAAGGGCGACGTGCGCGACCTCGCGTTCGACGCGGACAGCTTCGACGCGACGCTCTGTCTCGGCGGCCCCGTCTCGCACGTCGTCGACGCAGACGAGCGCGAGACCGCTGTAGGGGAGCTACGCCGGGTCACCCGACCCGGCGGCCCCGTCTTCGTCTCGGTGATGGGGCGACTCTCGGCGGTGCTCACGACCGTCCACCACACCGGCCGGGAACGGTTCGAGGCGGGGGCGGCCGACTACCCCATCCTCCCCGACCTCGTGGAGTCGGGCGACTACACCGGCGAACGCTGCGCCGAGCACGACGTCGAGCCCGCGATGGCGGACTGCCACTTCTTCCGGGCCGACGAACTCGAGGAACTGCTCGAAGCCGGCGGCCTCACCGTCGAGACCCTGGCCGCGCTGGAGGGCGTCGCCTCGACCCGTCGCGACGAGTTCGACGGGCTCGACGACGACCGCCGACGGGTCGTCCGCGAGGTGAACGACCAGCTTCGCGAGGACCGGAGCGTGGTCGACCTGTCGAGTCACATGCTCGGCGTCGCCCGGGTTCCCTGA